From a single Rutidosis leptorrhynchoides isolate AG116_Rl617_1_P2 chromosome 5, CSIRO_AGI_Rlap_v1, whole genome shotgun sequence genomic region:
- the LOC139850555 gene encoding alpha-mannosidase-like has protein sequence MFTTDNKTELSILVDRATGGASIKDGQMEIMFHRRMLYDDSRGVGEALDETVCNKTTCQGLAIKGNYYISVDNIGSGSRWRRTTGQEIYSPLLLAFTHEKQEDYKATHSTRSTTMDSNYSLPPNVALITLQELEDGSVLLRLAHLYEAGEDVNLSTLAKVELKKMFAAKTFKTIKETSLSANQDKSTIKRMPWKVDSGNGIEPPMIKGGPVDPSALVVELGPMEI, from the exons ATGTTCACAACTGACAATAAAACTGAATTGTCAATTCTTGTTGACCGTGCTACTGGTGGAGCTAGCATTAAAGATGGTCAAATGGAGATTATGTTTCATCG GCGGATGTTGTATGATGATAGTAGAGGAGTAGGTGAAGCTTTGGATGAAACTGTGTGTAATAAGACTACTTGTCAAGGACTTGCG ATTAAAGGAAATTATTATATAAGTGTGGACAACATTGGTAGCGGATCACGCTGGCGCCGAACAACGGGTCAAGAGATTTATTCACCCCTCCTCTTAGCTTTTACACATGAG AAACAAGAAGATTATAAAGCTACTCACTCAACAAGATCAACAACAATGGATTCGAACTACAGTTTACCCCCTAATGTCGCATTAATTACACTTCAG GAACTGGAAGATGGAAGCGTGCTCCTTCGATTAGCCCATCTTTATGAG GCTGGTGAAGATGTCAACTTATCTACATTAGCCAAAGTAGAATTAAAGAAGATGTTTGCAGCCAAAACG TTCAAGACGATAAAAGAAACAAGCTTATCAGCCAACCAAGATAAGTCGACAATAAAGAGAATGCCATGGAAGGTTGACAGCGGAAATGGGATTGAACCGCCAATGATTAAAGGTGGGCCCGTTGACCCTTCGGCTCTTGTGGTCGAGCTTGGTCCTATGGAGATTTGA